The Agrobacterium larrymoorei genome includes the window GGATGCTCTTCCTTGAAACCAAGAACCTCGCGCGCTTTTTTATTGGAAAGCGGAGCCTCGTTGGTTGCCATCTCTCGCAGGATCGGCGTGTCTGGGCAGTATTTGGCAAGGAATTCGGCGGTCGGCAGATCGGCTGTGATCGTATCGTTGACCGCGTTGAAAACCTGGAAGCCGAGCCCGTGCTTTTCGATGCAAAGATGGACGAGATTGCCCAGATCCCGCGCGTCCACATAGCTCCAGGCGTTGCGTTTGCGAGACATCGGGTTGTCGAGGAAGGACGGGAACTTGGAATATTCATGCGGCTCGATGACATTAGCGATGCGTAACGCGTAGATGTCGGCCTTGTAGCGCATGGCGAACGCACGTGCCGTCTTTTCATTCACCAGTTTCGACAGGCCATAGCTATCCATGGGGTCGGAATCGTAGGTCTCATCCAGTGGAAACGCGTGGAAATCCTTGTCCCCTTCTGCAAAACACACGCCATATGTCGTCTCGCTCGATGCGATGATCACCTTGCGGACACCGAGCTTCATCGCAGCCTCGATGACATTGTAGGTGCCAACGACATTCGCTTTGAAGGTTTCGTTGTCAGGCTCGATCAAAACGCGGGGAATGGCCGCGAAATGCACGAGAGCATCTGGTGCGGAAGGCGGAGCGCCATGTTCGAACCCGTCGAAGCCAAAATGCGTCGTCAGCGCATTGAAGACCTGTCCGCTATCGGTGATATCGGCAATCAGGGTGTTTACACCCGGCAGATCCAGAGGCTTCAGATCGATATTGAGAACGGAATATCCCTTCTCCAGCAACTTGGGAACCGTATGACGCCCCGCCTTGCCTGTGCCACCTGTAAAAACGATACGCTTGGCCATTTCTGCCTCCTCTTAAAGCTCTCGCACTCCAAATACCTTCATTCAGCGAATAGCTGACACGGAACGATATTATGAGTTCAGCCCTAACACATGCCGCAGTCAAACCTTAAGAAACTTAAATCGTGGGACGACGTGAAGTGTTACGCTTCGGATAAAGGAGGACCTGGCAAATGTATCGCCAGGTTTTGTTCTGCAAGAAGTTCAACCAGGTCTCAACCCAGGTATGGAATCAGCTTGTCCAGCGTGATCGGCAAATCCCGCACGCGCACGCCTGTTGCATTGTAGACAGCGTTGGCGACGGCGGCTCCAACGCCGGTGATGCCGATTTCGCCGATGCCGCGGGCGCCCATCGGGGCCCGGGGGTCGGGCTTGTTCGTGTGGAGGATTTCGATTGGCGGTACGTCCATTTGCACCGGCACGTGGTAATCTGCCAGCGATGCGTTGACGATGCGTCCTGTTCGCTCATCGAAATTGGTTTCTTCGGTCAGCGCCAAGCCAATTCCCATGATGATGCCGCCCTTGAACTGGCTGGTCGCCATTTTGCTGTTCAGGATTTGACCGGCGTCGTAGGAGCCGAGGAAGCGTGAAACGCGTGTTTCGCCGGTGAGTGCGCTGACACGCACCTCGCAGAACTGCGCGCCATAGGAATGCATGGAAAAAGCTTCCATTTCCGCTGGCGCGGGGCCTTCGGCCTCGCACACAAGTTCGTCTCGTCCCGCCCTGCGGAGAATGGATTGGTAGCTTTCGAAACGACTTTTATCGCCCATATGTGAAAGCCCGCCGTCCCTCGGTTCAACTTCGGCAAGCGACAGTCCGGCGAGAGGCGAGTCATTTCCGGCGAGCTTGATCAGTTCCTCCACGAAGACTTCAGTCGCTGCGATTACCGCACCGCCGATTGAGGCTGTTTGGGTCGAGCCTCCGGCAATGACGCCGCGTGGCAGCTTGCTGTCACCGTATTCGAAGGTCACGTGATCCAACGGCAAGCCAAGCCGCGCCGCGAGGTGCTGCACCTGAGCCGTGGCGGTGCCCATGCCCATGTCATGCACTGCGGTTGAAACCGTTACATGGCCGTCCGCCGTCAGTTTTATCCGTGCCGCGCCGCCGGGGAAGCGGTGATAGGGATAGGTGGCAGTGGCGCATCCCATGCCGATCAGCCATTCGCCTTCGCGTCTCTGGCGCGGGGTCTGGCTTCTTTTGTGCCAGCCGAACTGTTCTGCACCTTTGTCATAGGCTTCGATCAGATAACGCGAAGAGAAGGGTTTGCCGGTCGTCGGGTCCTTTTCGGGTTCGATGCGGCGGCGGAGTTCGATGGGATCCAGCCCCAATTTTTCGGCAAGTTCGTCCAGAGCGCATTCCAGCGCGAAGGTGCCGACGGACTCGCCTGGGGCGCGCATGAAGGTGTTGGCGAGCATATCCATATCGGCGACATTCTGGCCGATGTAGAAGTTTCTGGCAGCGTAAAGGTGGCGGGCTGGGAAGGTGAATTGTTCCGGACAGGCGTTATGCGATGTCATCGCTGCTGTACCGGTGTGGATCAGCGCATCGAGCGTACCGTCGGCCTTTGCGCCGAGCGCTACGCGCTGTTCGGTTACCGTGCGACCGCCGATAATTCGGAAGACGCCTTCGCGGGACAGCATGATCCGCACGGGCCGAGCGGCAAGTTTGGCAGCAGCGCAGGCAAGGATTTGATGATCCCAGAAACATTTTCCGCCAAAACCGCCGCCGACATAAGGCGACGTCACATGCACCTTGGCGACATCGATGCCGAAAATATCGGCGAGCTGCCCTGTCGTCAGATCGAGCAACTGGCTGGCGTCATGAACGCGCAATTCGTCATCGTTCCAGACGACTGTTGCCGCATGCAGCTCGATGGCGTTGTGGTTATGGCGTGGCGTGCGGTAGATGAGGTCGACCTTGACGTCCGCATTGGCGAGCGCAGCCTCGGCGTCGCCGATCTCGACATAAGGCGGCTGGCCGAGGAGATTGTCGAGTTGCCGGGGTGATTTCTTCGCTTCTTCGAAGGATGTGACTGCCGGTAGCAATTCATATTTCGCCACGACCAGCGATGCTGCATAGTCGGCCTGTTCCTGCGTTTCGCCCAACACAAGGGCTATAGGCTGACCGTTCCAGTGGATTTCGTCGTTCTGCATGACCGGAAGATTGCTGGATCCGGCTGCGGTTGGAGAAGACATCATCAAAGACGGTGCCTTCATTCGCGGCGCGTTCTTATAGGTCATGACGAGGATGACTCCGGGTGCTGCCTCTGCCTTGCTCACATCCAGTTCGGTGATGCGACCGCGCGCGACGGTGCTGAAAGCAAGTGCTGCATAGCTGATGTCATCATAGGGAAATTCCGCCGCGAAACGCGTCTTTCCCTGAACCTTCATCGGCCCTTCGATGCGGGATACGGATTGACCAAGCGATCCATGCTTGCGCAGCAAAGGATCAGTCGTGACCGCTGGCTGCCAGCGACCTTGCTTGCCTGCCTCCGGCAGGGTCTGGGTATCGGCGCTCATGCGTTTTCTCCCTTCAATTCTTCAAGAACCGCAACAATGGTCCGCTTCGCGAGCTCTATCTTGAATGCATTGTCTCGCAAGCCAACGGCATCTGCGAGCTCTGCCTCGGCGGCGGCACGGAAAGCATCCGCGCCTGCCGTCTGACCTTTCAGAAGCGCTTCAGCCTTCAGGGCTCGCCACGGCTTGTGCGCCACACCACCGAGCGCCAGCCTCACATCCCGCACATTGCCAGCGTCATCAACGTCCAGCGCAGCGGCGACGGAAATGAGTGCGAAAGCGTAACTTGCGCGATCCCTGACCTTTCGGTAGGTGGAGCGAGAAGCAAACGGCAGCGCAGGAATTTCAACTGCGGTAATGAGTTCGTCCGGATGGAGCTCAGTCTCAATTTCCGGCGTCTCTCCGGGCAGGCGGTGAAGATCGCGCAGAGGCAGGCTGCGCGTGCCCGCCGGTCCCTGAAGATGAACCATCGCATCCAGCGCGACGAGCGCAACGCACATATCGGACGGGTGTGTCGCAACGCAGCTTTGCGAAGCGCCGAGAATGGCGTGGTACCGATTGAAACCTTCCAGAGCATCACAGCCGGAATTGGGCTGACGCTTATTGCAATGCGCGGCGTTATCATAGAAGTACCGGCAGCGGGTGCGCTGAAGAATATTGCCACCCACTGTCGCCACATTTCGTATCTGCGCGCTGGCACCCGCCAGAATGGCGCGCGACAGAAGTGGAAATTGAGACCGCGCTGCGCCATGCGCGGCAAGCGCCGTGTTCTTCACACCCGCGCCGATGAGAAGACTGCCATCTGCGCGCTGCTCGATGGCGCTGGATAGATGCGTGACATCGACCAGCGTTTCCGGTCGCTCCACGGTTTCGCGCATGAGATCGACAAGATTGGTACCGCCGCCCAGATATTTCGCGGTCGGCCCAGCCTGTTTGAGCGCGATGGCGGAAGCGGCATCCGAGGCCTGATGATAGGAAAAGATATTCATGCCCGTGCCCTCTCTTCGGTCGGCACTGCCGCCTGTTGAACAAGCGTTTCGGAAATGGCTTCGACAATGCCGTTATAGGCACCGCAACGACAGAGATTGCCGCTCATGCGTTCGCGAATTTCAGTATCATCTATAGTGACGCTGCCGCTCGAAAGATCGCTAGTGACGACACTTGGAATGTTGCGCTCGATTTCGCCCGCCATTCCAATGGCGGAACAGAGCTGTCCGGGCGTGCAATAACCACACTGAAACCCCTCATGCTCGATGAAGGCTTTCTGCAAGGGGTGCAGGTTGCCATTGGCCGCAAGACCTTCGACAGTGGTGATGCTGCGTCCCTGATATTGAACGGCAAGGGCGAGACAGGAATTGATCCGCTCTCCATCCACCAACACTGTGCACGCGCCGCAAGCGCCCTGATCGCACCCCTTCTTCGTGCCGGTAGATCCCAGATAGTTACGCATGAGATCAAGCAGCGAGGTGCGGATATCCGCCTCTACCTCCACTACTGCTCCGTTGATGGTAAATTGCATTGGTCATCTCCCTATCTGAAAGTGCGTACCGGAACTTTCCGCCGCACCTGTTGAATGTGTGGTGATGGTGTGTGTGCACTCCTCCATCGAACCCTTTGGTACGACGGATAATTCTTCTCTCGAGCTAACTCTGCATCACAGAAGGCTGACGGGCAGCTGCAATGTCAGCGATGACCGAGAGCGCCAGAGACTGCGCGTCTCTTGCCCTGCCGAACAAACCTATCGGCGCCTTAATACGGGAAATGGCCTCTTCGGAGTGACCATTCCGGCGCAATCTCTCGACACGCCTTTCATGTGTGCGGGAACTGCCGAGGGCACCAATATAAAAGGGTTTCGCTGCAAGCGCGGCCTCGAGGATCGGCATTTCCAAATCCAGATCGTGCTGCAAAAGCGCTACCGCCGTATCTGCGTCGATCAACGAGAGATCGAAGCCATTGCCAGCGGTGTGATCGCAGAGAACCACGTCGAACCCTGCCGCTTCCGCAACGCTGGCGGCGGTTTCCACCTCAAGCGAGCGCCCGGAAAACACAATGCGCGCCTTGGGCCGATAGGAGGTTACGAAGACATCGCCATCCCACCCGGTTTTATTATCCGAGCAGCCAAGCCACAGCTCCTCCCGCCCGGGTGCATAGCAAAGCCTTGCGCTTTGGCGCCCATTCACCAGCATGTTGGTGGAACAGAGAGGCTCCACGTCTTTCACGAGATGAATGGCAACGGTGATGCCTCCCCCGCATGGGAGAACGATATCGAAGAAAGGTGAGCCTTCACCCAACATCACGAACCTATCGTGACCGGACTTCATGGCCTGCAGAGCTTCAGCGGCAACAGCCGCTTCCGTGCACCCCCCAGAAACATAGCCACAATAGCGCCCATCCTGAACGACCGCCATATGCGCCCCGAGCGGGCGCGATGAGCCGCCGCGGATTTCCACCAATGTACATAAGGCGACCTGAAGCCCGGCACGCATGCTCTGGACTGCGAAGTTCAGGACGTCATAGGCGCTATCGGTAGAGAAGGCTTTTCGCGGTACGGGCAAGCCAGGAATGTTGACATCTTGAGGCAACCAATGGGCTTCAGCGCCGTTATGTCGGGTGGTATTGGCCGATTGCGTCATAATTGCCTCCCGCATCGTGACGTCAACTGAGCGACAACCGATCAAGTTCAAGAGAATTCTTGACGTAATATCGGGTCGCTAACGCAATTCTTTGATTTCGGCATGACATTCGCCCCTCATCTGAAGTAAAGAAACGAATGGCGCGCTCATAAACGGAGGCGCCTCCGTTTAACTTAGTGACTTGCGATCATTCGTCAAGCAATTTCTTATGGAGTGCCCATCCCGTGCCCAAGGAGCGCCCGCAGCCACCGCTTGCACAGGCCCCGCTGCGCGCAGATGCGCGCCGAAATCGCGACAAGCTGATCGAAGTGGCGGCATTGGCATTTGCGGAACAGGGCGCGGCAGCGTCATTGGAAGAAATTGCGAGACGCGCGGGTGTCGGTATCGGCACGCTGTACCGGCATTTCCCCACGCGTGAGCATCTGGTCGAAAGCGCTTATCGGCGCGAGCTGGAACTGCTGGCGACCGCCGCCACCAACCTGATTGCGGAGAAAGACCCAGCCGCGGCGCTTGAAGAATGGATGAACCGCTTCGTGAGTTACATGGCGGCGAAACGCGGCATGTCCAGCAGCCTAAAACTGTTGTTCACGTCCAATTCCACCCTTTTTGCCGAAGGATCGAAGCTGCTGCACACCGCTTTCGGACAGTTGCTGGAAAACGGCGTCAAAGCCGGAGCAGTCAAAGGCGACATAGAGCCCGCAGATGTTTTGAACGCGCTGTTCGGTATCTATTCCATTCCCGAAGGACCGGAAT containing:
- a CDS encoding FAD binding domain-containing protein encodes the protein MNIFSYHQASDAASAIALKQAGPTAKYLGGGTNLVDLMRETVERPETLVDVTHLSSAIEQRADGSLLIGAGVKNTALAAHGAARSQFPLLSRAILAGASAQIRNVATVGGNILQRTRCRYFYDNAAHCNKRQPNSGCDALEGFNRYHAILGASQSCVATHPSDMCVALVALDAMVHLQGPAGTRSLPLRDLHRLPGETPEIETELHPDELITAVEIPALPFASRSTYRKVRDRASYAFALISVAAALDVDDAGNVRDVRLALGGVAHKPWRALKAEALLKGQTAGADAFRAAAEAELADAVGLRDNAFKIELAKRTIVAVLEELKGENA
- a CDS encoding XdhC family protein; amino-acid sequence: MTQSANTTRHNGAEAHWLPQDVNIPGLPVPRKAFSTDSAYDVLNFAVQSMRAGLQVALCTLVEIRGGSSRPLGAHMAVVQDGRYCGYVSGGCTEAAVAAEALQAMKSGHDRFVMLGEGSPFFDIVLPCGGGITVAIHLVKDVEPLCSTNMLVNGRQSARLCYAPGREELWLGCSDNKTGWDGDVFVTSYRPKARIVFSGRSLEVETAASVAEAAGFDVVLCDHTAGNGFDLSLIDADTAVALLQHDLDLEMPILEAALAAKPFYIGALGSSRTHERRVERLRRNGHSEEAISRIKAPIGLFGRARDAQSLALSVIADIAAARQPSVMQS
- a CDS encoding NAD-dependent epimerase/dehydratase family protein, encoding MAKRIVFTGGTGKAGRHTVPKLLEKGYSVLNIDLKPLDLPGVNTLIADITDSGQVFNALTTHFGFDGFEHGAPPSAPDALVHFAAIPRVLIEPDNETFKANVVGTYNVIEAAMKLGVRKVIIASSETTYGVCFAEGDKDFHAFPLDETYDSDPMDSYGLSKLVNEKTARAFAMRYKADIYALRIANVIEPHEYSKFPSFLDNPMSRKRNAWSYVDARDLGNLVHLCIEKHGLGFQVFNAVNDTITADLPTAEFLAKYCPDTPILREMATNEAPLSNKKAREVLGFKEEHPWRRYVAR
- a CDS encoding TetR/AcrR family transcriptional regulator, with the translated sequence MPKERPQPPLAQAPLRADARRNRDKLIEVAALAFAEQGAAASLEEIARRAGVGIGTLYRHFPTREHLVESAYRRELELLATAATNLIAEKDPAAALEEWMNRFVSYMAAKRGMSSSLKLLFTSNSTLFAEGSKLLHTAFGQLLENGVKAGAVKGDIEPADVLNALFGIYSIPEGPEWRDRAHRIVRLVMDGLRR
- a CDS encoding 2Fe-2S iron-sulfur cluster-binding protein, which gives rise to MQFTINGAVVEVEADIRTSLLDLMRNYLGSTGTKKGCDQGACGACTVLVDGERINSCLALAVQYQGRSITTVEGLAANGNLHPLQKAFIEHEGFQCGYCTPGQLCSAIGMAGEIERNIPSVVTSDLSSGSVTIDDTEIRERMSGNLCRCGAYNGIVEAISETLVQQAAVPTEERARA
- a CDS encoding xanthine dehydrogenase family protein molybdopterin-binding subunit, yielding MSADTQTLPEAGKQGRWQPAVTTDPLLRKHGSLGQSVSRIEGPMKVQGKTRFAAEFPYDDISYAALAFSTVARGRITELDVSKAEAAPGVILVMTYKNAPRMKAPSLMMSSPTAAGSSNLPVMQNDEIHWNGQPIALVLGETQEQADYAASLVVAKYELLPAVTSFEEAKKSPRQLDNLLGQPPYVEIGDAEAALANADVKVDLIYRTPRHNHNAIELHAATVVWNDDELRVHDASQLLDLTTGQLADIFGIDVAKVHVTSPYVGGGFGGKCFWDHQILACAAAKLAARPVRIMLSREGVFRIIGGRTVTEQRVALGAKADGTLDALIHTGTAAMTSHNACPEQFTFPARHLYAARNFYIGQNVADMDMLANTFMRAPGESVGTFALECALDELAEKLGLDPIELRRRIEPEKDPTTGKPFSSRYLIEAYDKGAEQFGWHKRSQTPRQRREGEWLIGMGCATATYPYHRFPGGAARIKLTADGHVTVSTAVHDMGMGTATAQVQHLAARLGLPLDHVTFEYGDSKLPRGVIAGGSTQTASIGGAVIAATEVFVEELIKLAGNDSPLAGLSLAEVEPRDGGLSHMGDKSRFESYQSILRRAGRDELVCEAEGPAPAEMEAFSMHSYGAQFCEVRVSALTGETRVSRFLGSYDAGQILNSKMATSQFKGGIIMGIGLALTEETNFDERTGRIVNASLADYHVPVQMDVPPIEILHTNKPDPRAPMGARGIGEIGITGVGAAVANAVYNATGVRVRDLPITLDKLIPYLG